In Aliarcobacter faecis, a genomic segment contains:
- a CDS encoding HDOD domain-containing protein has protein sequence MNDKIVQKIESLPPLPKTIIEIEEFRKKPDKELGELLRIIEKDALIVSTLLKIANSAMFGFRTKVEAPSRALNLLGINFTVSIAIGGSIQNLLKASLKPYGITSDDFMKGSNIASSLANIWLSSFEIEHQDDIILASLLQEVGKFVLASIIVSDGKQDEFFAKVEASSVKDAEYQFLQTSTSKVTAQIFRHWKLSDNLINLIEFVDDIANVEEGFKQGVQILDVIRTAASVIEPLSDENVNKALKKAQIYGFDMEILKTSIEDLKNKLVENEEI, from the coding sequence ATGAATGATAAAATAGTTCAAAAAATAGAATCTTTACCACCATTACCGAAAACTATTATTGAAATTGAAGAGTTTAGAAAAAAACCAGATAAAGAGTTAGGTGAGCTTTTAAGAATTATTGAAAAAGATGCTTTAATTGTTTCAACTTTACTTAAAATTGCTAATTCTGCAATGTTTGGATTTAGAACAAAAGTTGAAGCACCTAGTAGGGCTTTAAATCTTTTAGGAATTAATTTTACAGTTTCTATAGCAATTGGCGGAAGTATTCAAAATTTATTAAAAGCTAGTTTAAAACCTTATGGTATTACAAGTGATGATTTTATGAAAGGTTCAAATATTGCTTCTTCTTTAGCAAATATTTGGCTTTCAAGTTTTGAAATTGAACATCAAGATGATATTATTTTAGCTTCACTTTTGCAAGAAGTAGGAAAATTTGTTTTGGCTTCTATTATTGTTAGTGATGGAAAACAAGATGAATTTTTTGCCAAAGTTGAAGCTAGTTCAGTTAAAGATGCAGAGTATCAGTTTTTACAAACATCGACATCAAAAGTAACTGCTCAAATTTTTAGACATTGGAAGTTAAGTGATAATTTAATAAATCTAATAGAGTTTGTAGATGATATAGCAAATGTAGAAGAAGGGTTCAAACAAGGAGTTCAAATTTTAGATGTTATTAGAACAGCAGCAAGTGTAATTGAGCCTTTAAGTGATGAAAATGTTAATAAAGCTTTAAAAAAAGCACAAATTTATGGATTTGATATGGAGATTTTAAAAACTTCTATTGAGGATTTAAAAAATAAATTAGTAGAGAATGAAGAGATATAA